The uncultured Desulfuromonas sp. genome has a segment encoding these proteins:
- a CDS encoding MlaE family lipid ABC transporter permease subunit, with protein sequence MKFVALLGHHTLHFLETAGRFGVFLLVSIYCMIKPPYKVKPIVRQIQFIGANSLFVILFTGLFTGMVLGLQGYYTLAKFGSVGFLGGAVALSLLRELGPVLAALMVIGRAGSAICAEVGIMRNSEQIDALECMAIDPITYLIVPKLVAGLIAMPLLTAIFDVIGIFGGFMIGVQLFDVSAGAYFQGMYSSVVWLDIEMGLVKSVVFGLLLVWICAAKGFYLHLERGGGFGAEGVSRTTTSAVVMASVSVLVWDYLISAILL encoded by the coding sequence ATGAAATTTGTCGCATTGCTCGGGCATCATACGTTGCACTTTCTGGAAACAGCCGGCCGGTTCGGCGTGTTTCTGCTCGTTTCAATTTATTGCATGATCAAGCCTCCCTATAAGGTGAAGCCGATTGTGCGCCAGATCCAGTTCATCGGTGCCAACTCGTTGTTTGTCATTCTGTTCACCGGCCTGTTTACCGGGATGGTGTTGGGATTACAAGGCTATTATACGTTGGCAAAGTTCGGTTCGGTGGGGTTTCTCGGTGGCGCGGTCGCCCTCAGCCTGCTGCGTGAATTAGGCCCGGTCCTCGCGGCCCTGATGGTGATCGGACGCGCCGGTTCGGCCATTTGCGCCGAGGTGGGCATCATGCGCAACAGCGAGCAGATCGATGCGCTGGAATGTATGGCCATTGATCCGATTACCTATCTCATTGTTCCCAAGCTGGTTGCCGGGCTGATCGCCATGCCGCTGTTAACGGCGATTTTTGATGTCATCGGCATTTTCGGCGGCTTTATGATCGGCGTGCAACTGTTTGATGTCAGTGCCGGGGCGTATTTTCAGGGCATGTATTCAAGTGTCGTCTGGCTTGATATTGAAATGGGCCTGGTGAAGTCAGTGGTCTTCGGACTCCTGCTGGTGTGGATTTGTGCCGCCAAGGGTTTTTATCTCCATCTCGAACGAGGCGGCGGCTTTGGTGCGGAAGGGGTCAGCCGGACCACCACCAGTGCTGTGGTGATGGCTTCGGTCTCTGTTCTGGTCTGGGATTACCTGATTAGTGCGATTTTGTTGTAG